The genome window gtacagtaccctcccatcccaatacagtacctcatcCCAATACAGTACTCCTCCAtccccaatacagtaccctcccatcccaatacagtaccctcctcatcccaatacagtaccctcccatcccaatacagtactcctcccatcccaatacagtaccctcccatcccaatacagtactccctcccatcccaatacagtacccctccccatcccaatacagtaccctcccatcccccaatacagtaccctcccatcccaatacagtaccctcccatcccaaaacagtaccctcccatcccaatacagtaccctcccatcccaatacagtaccctcccatcccaatacagtacctcccCATCCCAGTACAGTACCCtccccatcccaatacagtattctcccatcccaatacagtaccatCCTAAtacatcccaatacagtaccctcctatcccaatacagtaccctcccatcccaatacagtaccccaTCCTAATACATCCCTAATACAGTACCCTCCTATCCTAATACAGTACCCTCCTAATACagtcccaatacagtaccctcccatagTATCATCCAATACAGTaccccatcccaatacagtaccctcccatcccaatacagtaccttcATCCCATCCcaaatacagtaccctcccatcccaatacagtactcTCCCATCCTAATACAGTACCCtccccatcccaatacagtaccctcccatcccaatacagtacctcccATCCCAAAACAGTACcccccatcccaatacagtaccctcccatcccaatacagtaccctcccatcccaatacagtaccctccccatcccaatacagtaccctcccatcccagtacagtaccctcccatccaatacagtaccctcccatcccaatacagtacccctcccatcccaatacagtaccctcccatcccaatacagtacctcccatcccaatacagtaccctccccatcccaatacagtaccctcccatcccaatacagtaccctcccatcccaatacagtaccctcccctccccatcccaatacagtaccctccatcCCAGTACAGTATCCCCAGTACCCTCCATCCCAATACAGtgccctcccatcccaatacagtaccctcctcTATCCCaatacagtcccctccctcccatcccaatacagtgccctcccatcccaatacagtacccctCCCATCCCAGTACAGtgccctcccatcccaatacagtgccctccccatcccaatacagtaccctcccatcccaatacagtaccctcccatcccaatacagtacctcccatcccaacctcctacagtaccctcccatcccaatacagtaccctcccatcccaatacagtaccctcccatcccaatacagtaccctccccataccctcccatcccaatacagtccCATCCCAAtacctcccatcccaatacagtaccctcccatcccaatacagtaccctccccatcccaatacagtaccctcccatcccaatacagtaccctcccatcccaatacagtaccctcccatcccaatacagtatcccctcccatcccaatacagtaccctcccatcccaatacagtaccctcccatcccaatacagtacccatcccccatcccaatacagtaccctcccatcccaatacagtaccctcccatcccagtacagtaccctcccatcccaatacagtacccctcccatcccaatacagtaccctcccatcccaatacagtaccctcccatcccaatacagtaccctcccatcccaatacagtaccctcccatcccaatacagtaccctcccatcccaatacagtatcCCAATACAGTcccccatcccaatacagtaccctccccatcccaatacagtaccccaTCCCAATACAGTCCCATCCCAGTACAGTACCCtccccatcccaatacagtaccctcccatcccaatacagtaccctcccatcccaatacagtatccctctcccatcccaatacagtaccctcccatcccaatacagtaccctcccatcccaatacagtaccctcccatcccaatacagtaccctcccatcccaatacagtaccctcccatcccaatacagtaccctcccatcccaatacagtaccctcccatcccaatacagtaccctcccatcccaatacagtaccctcccatcccaatacagtaccctcccatcccaatacagtaccctcccatcccaatacagtaccctcccatcccaatacagtacccccctccccatcccatacagtaccctcccatcccaatacagtaccctccctccccatcccaatacatcccatcccaatacagtaccctcccatcccaatacagtaccctcccatcccaatacagtaccctcccatcccaatacagtaccctcccatcccaatacagtaccctcccatcccaatacagtaccctcccatcccaatacagtaccctcccatcccaatacagtaccctcccatcccaatacagtaccctccccaTCCCAAGACAGTACCTCCCATTGAATACAGTTACCCTTgtatcccaatacagtaccccaGGTCcctcccaatacagtaccctgtgATCCCACGTGACGTACCCTCAACATCCCAATACAGTAGCCCTGGCATCCCTACAGTGGCATCCCATCCCAATTCAACCCTGCATCCCAGTGGACAGCCCAgactcccatcccaatacagtaccctccctaTCCCACTGACAGTACCCTCCATCCCACTGACAGTTAACATGGCTTCCAAAGCACAGTCAGATCACATGAAGTACCCTTACACAGTACActataatgttataacatcagTCAATCACAATACACTATAATGTTCCCATCCCAATACAATACActataatgttataacatcagTCAATCCCAATACActataatgttataacatcaTCAATACACATAATGTTATAACATCAGTCAATACActataatgttataacatcagTCAATAGGTTCCTCCCATTACACTATAATGTCATAACATCAGTCAATCAATACACTATAATGTTATAACGTGGCATCAGTCAATACACGTCTGCATGGAGTGGAGCCCAGACACAGATCCCATTCTACTACACTATAATGTTATAACATCCTACACAATACACTATAATGTTATAACATGTCAGTCAACAACTACACAATACActataatgttataacatcagTCAATACACATTACActataatgttataacatcagTCAATACAATAATGTTATAACATCAgtcaatacactacactataatgttataacatcagTCAATACActataatgttataacatcagtcaatacactacactataatGTTACCCTCCCATCAGTCAATACActataatgttataacatcagTCAATACACAATACACTATAATGTTATAACATCTGTCAGTCAATACACAATACActataatgttataacatcagtcaacacactcacagtTATATGTTTCCATCAGTCAATACActcacagtataatgtttccagtcacatcaacacaatcacagtataatgtttccatcagtcaacacactcacagtataatgtttaACATCAGTCAATACTCACAGtataatgttataacatcagTCAATACACACTCACAGTATAATGTTCCCCATCAGTCAACACACTCACATAATGTTCCATGTCAGTCAATACACactcacagtataatgtttataacaTCAGTCaatacactcacaataacatacCATGTCAGtcaatacagtataatgtttatatcAGTCAGTCAATACActataatgttataacatcagTCAACACActataatgttataacatcagtcacatacagtataatgttataacatcagTCAACACATACACTATAATGTTTATAACAGTCAGTCAATACACTATAATGTTTAATGTCAGtcaatacactacagtataagTCATAACATCAGTTTAGCACTATAATGTCAACATcacaatacagtataatgtttaaCATCAGTGTACActataatgttataacatcactcacagtataatgttataactgtcaGTCAACACACTATAATGTATATCAGTcaacaatacagtataatgtttcccTGTCAGTCAATACactcacagtataatgtttaatgtcagtcaacacactcacagtataatgttttaatgtcagtcaacacactcacagtataatgtttccatgtcagtcaacacactcacagtataatgtttccatgtcagtcaacacactcacagtataatgtttccatgtcagtcaacacactcacagtataatgtttccatgtcagtcaacacactcacagtataatgtttccatgtcagtcaacacactcacagtataatgttttaatgtcagtcaacacactcacagtataatgtttccatgtcagtcaacacactcacagtataatgtttccatgtcagtcaacacactcacagtataatgtttccatgtcagtcaacacactcacagtataatgtttccatgtcagtcaacacactcacagtataatgtttccatgtcagtcaacacactcacagtataatgtttccctgtcagtcaacacactcacagtataatgttttaatgtcagtcaacacactcacagtataatgtttccatgtcagtcaacacactcacagtataatgtttccatgtcagtcaacacactcacagtataatgtttccatgtcagtcaacacactcacagtataatgtttccatgtcagtcaacacactcacagtataatgtttccatgtcagtcaacacactcacagtataatgttttaatgtcagtcaacacactcacagtataatgtttccatgtcagtcaacacactcacagtataatgtttccatgtcagtcaacacactcacagtataatgtttccatgtcagtcaacacactcacagtataatgtttccatgtcagtcaacacactcacagtataatgtttccatgtcagtcaacacactcacagtataatgtttccatgtcagtcaacacactcacagtataatgtttccatgtcagtcaacacactcacagtataatgtttccatgtcagtcaacacactcacagtataatgtttccatgtcagtcaacacactcacagtataatgttttaatgtcagtcaacacactcacagtataatgttttcctgtcagtcaacacactcacagtataatgtttccatgtcagtcaacacactcacagtataatgtttccatgtcagtcaacacactcacagtataatgttttaatgtcagtcaacacactcacagtataatgtttcaacacactcacagtataatgtcagtcaacacactcacagtataatgtttccatgtcagtcaacacactcacagtataatgttttaatgtcagtcaacacactcacagtataatgttttcatgtcagtcaacacactcacagtataatgtttccatgtcagtcaacacactcacatgtcagtcaacacactcacagtataatgtttccatgtcagtcaacacactcacagtataatgtttaatgtcagtcaacacactcacagtataatgtttccatgtcagtcaacacactcacagtataatgtttccatgtcagtcaacacactcacagtataatgtttccatgtcagtcaacacactcacagtataatgtttcaatgtcagtcaacacactcacagtataatgtttccatgtcagtcaacacactcacagtataatgtttccatgtcagtcaacacactcacagtataatgtttccatgtcagtcaacacactcacagtataatgttttaatgtcagtcaacacactcacagtataatgtttcccatgtcagtcaacacactcacagtataatgtttccatgtcagtcaacacactcacagtataatgtttccatgtcagtcaacacactcacagtttaatgtttccatgtcagtcaacacactcacagtataatgttttaatgtcagtcaacacactcacagtataatgttttcatgtcagtcaacacactcacagtataatgtttccatgtcagtcaacacactcacagtataatgttttaatgtcagtcaacacactcacagtataatgtttccatggCAGTCAATGTCATTGTGTAAAGCAAAAGACAAAGTTCTGCATTATGGACATAAGAATATTGAATGAAGCTCTGACGCCTGTCGTGGTTCTGATAATGTTTATGAACAGTTTAAAACAGTGTCtgtttcacctctctcctctcccagccttcATGTGTCCAGACCGACTGCGTTACcaggcctgtctgtctacctgtacaGCCCAGTCCTGCTCCAACCACGACTTTGACCACGACCCTGAGCAGTGTACAGGCCTGACAGAGGGATGTGTTTGTCCTGAGGGCACTCTGCTCCATCGACCCTACTCTGCCCTCTGCATCCCCCCTGAGAAGTGTGGTAAGCCTTCACTGATCAACCCTCCGccatcacacacacaatcaaatgAACACTGGTCAACATTCATATGATACAAAACACCCGGtatggcctggtctggtctggtctggtctggtctggtctggtctggtctggtctggtctggtctggtctggtctagtctagtctagtctagtctagtctagtctagtctagtctagtctagtctagtctagtctagtctggtctggtctggtctggtctggtctggtctggtctggtccggTCCAGTCtagtttggtctggtctggtctggtctggtctggtctggcctagtctagtctagtctagtctagtctagtctggtctggtctggtccagtccagtctagtctagtctagtctagtctagtctagtctggtctggtctggtccggTCTAGTCTGGTCTTTAGTGGAATACACTTACTGGTAAGTCACACTGAGTAAGAACATCTGAGTAATGCATCTTACACTTCCGTACAtgttttatctgtgtgtgtgtgtctcccagcCTGTACGGACAGTTCGGGTGTACCCCGTGCTCCTGGCGAGGTGTGGAAGGCGTCTAAAGATGGCTGCTGTATGTATCGCTGTGACAACGACAGTATCGTTCCCGTGGAGTATAACTGCTCTGCCGTGTCTCAGCCGCTCTGCCGCAGGGCCGGGGAAGTGGTCATCGGTCTGGCAGACGACACCTCCTGCTGCCCACAGAGAGCCTGCGGTAAAGAAACTAGCACATTACTACAGTACACTGGGAACATTCAAGTTGGTTTATTAACCTAAAACTTAGTGGGTTAAACCAAATTACTTAAACCAGTGGTGGAAATACttgagtaaagataccttaatagtaTTAaaaaaaagtcacccagtaaaatactacttcagtaaaagtctaaaagtatttggttttaaatatacttaaatatcaaaagtaaatgtaggtGCTAAAAtatgcttaagtatcaaaagcAAAAGTAAATGTatgaatcatttaaaattccttatattaagcaaaccagacggcacaatttgaATGTTTATTTTGTTATTTGACGACTAGCCAGGGATTACACTCCGACCCTCAGACATCATCTCCGACCTCAGACATCATCTCCGACCCTCAGACATCATCTCCGACCCTCAGACATCACATCATCTCCGACCCTCAGACATCATCTCCGACCTCAGACATCACCTCCGACCCTCAACATCATCTCCGAccctcagacataatttaaaaacaaagcatttgtgtttagtgagtccctcagatcagaggcagtagggatgaccttgATAAGTGtgcgaattggaccattttctgtcctgctaagtatTCAAAATATAACGTATACTTTTGGATGtcggggaaaatgtatggagtaaaaaagtacataattttccataggaaagtatatattttttatttaactaggcaagtcagttaagaacaaattcttatttacaatgacggcctacaccggccaaacctgggtCAAACCTAGGTccaaccccggccaaacctgggccAAACCTGGGTCAAACCTGGGTCAAACCTGGGCCAAACCTGGGCCAAACCAGGGTCAAACCTGGGTCAAACCTGGGTCAAACCTGGGTCAAACCTGGGTCAAACCTGGGCCAAACCTGGGCCAAACCAGGGCCAAACCTGGGTCAAACCTGGGTCAATTGtacgccgtcctatgggacttccaattacggccggttgtgatacagcctggattcaaaccggGGTGTCTGtaatgagatgcagtgccttagacagcccCCCCACTCAGGAGCcaaagtaaaagttgtaaaaaatatgaataataaAGCTAAGTACagataacccccccccccaaaaaaaacaacttaagtagtactttaaagtattttttacttaagtactttacaccaatgGCTTGAACCAACTTAGCAAAGTCAGCTGCTGTCCTATGAAAGCCTGCTGTAACACTCTGTCACAAGTGGACCACTACTCAAAAAGAATGAATCCGATGGCCCTGAAAACAATTGTGAAGGAACTTTAAAGAGTTGAGAGCTCAACTCAATGTCAACAGGAACTTGAGTTCCACTTGAACAATTTAGGAACGATGTTTAGGCGGCCATTATGTATTGTGATTGGTTTGtattgatctgtctgtctgtctgtctgtctgtctgtctgtctgtctgtctgtctgtctgtctgtctgtctctctgtctctctgtctctctgtctctctgtctctctgtctgtcatccaGTTTGTAACCAGACCCTGTGTGACATCTTCCCCCCGGAGTGTCAGTATGGAGAGAAGCTGGTGTCTTACTTCAGAGAGGACTCCTGCTGTCCAGACTACGTCTGTGGTGAGGGGGCTTCTCTTCTGTATAATCACTACCACTAGGCCATATGATGATACTAGGCTATATGATGATACTATTCTATATGATGACACTATTCtataagatttagatgcactattgtaaagtggctgttccactggatgtcataaggtgaatgcaccaatttgtaagtcgctctggataagagcgtctgctaaatgacgtaaatgtaatgtaaatgtaatgatgatACTAGGCTATATGATGATACTAGACTATATAATGATACAATTATATATATGATGATACTAGGATATATGATGATAACAGGCTACATGATGATGCCAGGCTACATGATGATACTATTCTATATGATGATACTATTCTATATGATGATACTAGGCTATATGATGATACCAGGCTACATGATGATACCAGGCTATATGATGATAGTATTCTATATGATGATACTAGGCTATATGATGATACCAGGCTACATGATGATACCAGGCTAAATGATGATACTATTCTATATGATGATACTAGGCTATATGATGATACTATTCTATATGATGATACTATTCTATATGATGATACTAGGCTATATGATGATACTATTCTATATGATGATACTAGGCTATATGATGATACCAGGCTATATGATGATACCAGGCTATATGATGATACTAGGCTATATGATGATACCAGGCTACATGATGATACTATTCTATATGATGATACTATTCTATATGATGATACTATTCTATATGATGATACTAGGCTATATGATGATACTAGGCTATATGATGATACTATTCTATATGATGATACTAGGCTATATGATGATACTATTCTATATGATGATACTATTCTATATGATGATACTATTCTATATGATGATACTAGactatatgatgataccagaCTATATGATGATACTATTCTATGTGATGATACTATTCTATATGATGATACTAGGCTATATGATGATACTATTCTATATGATGATACAATTCTATATGATGATACTAGGCTATATGATGATACCAGGCTACATGATGATACTAGGCTATATGATGATACTATTCTATATGATGATACTAGGCTATATGATGATACTAGACTATATAATGATACAATTATATATATGATGATACTAGGATATATGATGATAACAGGATACATGATGATACTATTCTATATGATGATACTAGACTATATAATGATACAATTAGATATACTGATACTATTCTATATGATGATACTAGgctatatgatgataccagactatatgatgataccagaCTATATGATGATACTAGGCTATATGGTGATACTATTCTATATGGTGATACTAGGCTATATGGTGATACTATTCTATGTGATGATACTATTCTATATGATCATACCAGGCTATATGATGATACTAGGCTATATGGTGATACTATTCTATATGATGATACTATTCTATATGATGATACCAGGCTATATGATGATACTAGGCTATATGATGATACTATTCTATATGATGATACTATTCTATATGATGATACCAGGCTATATGATGATATTCTATATGATGATACTATTCTATATGATGATACTATTCTATGTGATGATACTATTCTATATGATGATACCAGgctatatgatgataccagactatatgatgatactattctatatgatgatactattctatatgatgataccaggctatatgatgataccagactatatgatgatactattctatatgatgatactagactatatgatgataccagactatatgatgatactattctatatgatgataccagactatatgatgatactattctatatgatgataccagactatatgatgatactattctatatgatgatactattctatatgatgataccagactatatgatgatactattctatatgatgataccagaCTATATGATGATACTACAGTGATGATACTATTCTATATGATGATACTATtctatatgatgataccagactatatgatgataccagaCTATATGCTGATACTATTCTACGTGACGATACTATTCTATATGATGATACTATTCTATATGATGATACTATTCTATATGATGATACCAGGCTATATGGTGATACCAGGCTATATGATGATACTCGGCCATGGTGATACATATGTTTaaaatgtgtgttgtgtgtgtatttctgtgtgtatttctgtgtgtgtgtgtgttgtgtacagAGTGTGACCCAGAGCGCTGTGAGTCAGACATCCCAgcctgtagagaggaccagacccTCATCGCCACCAGGGCTGATGGCAGCTGCTGCCTGGCACACATCTGTAGTGAGTCAACCACAACCATGACCACAACATAACCACAACCATGACCACATTATAACCACAACCatgaccacaatataaccacaaccatgagcgcaatataaccacaatataaccacaaccatgatcacaatataaccacaaccatgaccacaatataaccacaaccatgACAGACCTGCATCAtcccacaatataaccacaacacaaccataccgCAACCACAATatgaccacaatataaccacaaccatgACCACAACATAACCACAACCATGACCACAATATATCCACAACCatgaccacaatataaccacaaccatgaccacaatataaccacaacataaccacaaccatgaccacaatataaccacaaccatgaccacaatataaccacaaccatgACCACAATATAAACAAATATAACCACAACatgaccacaatataaccacaacatGACCACAATATAATCAtcccacaatataaccacaaacCATGACCACAATAACCATGACAGACCTGCATCATCCCACAACAGTACCAAAACCATGACCACCACAACCATGACCGCAATATAACCACAACGCAACCACAAACatgaccacaatataaccacaacgcAACCACACCACAACCATGACCGcaatataaccacaaccatgaccacaatataaccacaacgcaaccacaccacaaccatgaccacaatataaccacaaccatgaccacaatataaccacaaccatgACCACAATATAAACACAACCATGACCACAAcataaccacaatataaccacaacgcAACCATGACAGACCTGCATCATCCCACAACAGAACCACAACCATGACCACAACATAACCACAAcgcaaccacaatataaccacaaccatgaccacaatataaccacaaccatgaccacaatataaccacaactatgaccacaatataaccacaacgcAACCATGACAGACCTGCATCATCCCACAACAGAACCACAACCatgaccacaatataaccacaacgcaaccacaccacaaccacaaccatgaccacaatataaccacaacgcaaccacaccacaaccacaaccatgaccacaatataaccacaatgcaaccacaacacaaccataaccACAGCATAATTTAACCACaaccatgacagaccagcatcATTCCACAAACATAACCAGAATATAATTCTTCATCATGCCATTATACACATTGTTAAAGTTATGTGTTTTGCTgactcctttctccagtgtgttgatgtgtctcctttctccagtgtgttgatgtgtctcctttctccagtgtgttgatgtgtctcctttctccagtgtgttgatgtgtctcctttctccagtgtgttgtgtctcctttctccagtgtgttgtgtctcctttctccagtgtgatgatgtgtctcctttctccagtgtgttgatgtgtctcctttctccagtgtgatgatgtgtctcctttctccagtgtgatgatgtgtctcctttctccagtgtgttgatgtgtctcctttctccagtgtgatgatgtgtctcctttctccagtgtgatgatgtgtctcctttctccagtgtgttgatgtgtctcctttctccagtgtgatgatgtgtctcctttctccagtgtgttgatgtgtctcctttctccagtgtgttga of Oncorhynchus keta strain PuntledgeMale-10-30-2019 unplaced genomic scaffold, Oket_V2 Un_contig_14602_pilon_pilon, whole genome shotgun sequence contains these proteins:
- the LOC127918608 gene encoding otogelin-like protein; the protein is FMCPDRLRYQACLSTCTAQSCSNHDFDHDPEQCTGLTEGCVCPEGTLLHRPYSALCIPPEKCACTDSSGVPRAPGEVWKASKDGCCMYRCDNDSIVPVEYNCSAVSQPLCRRAGEVVIGLADDTSCCPQRACVCNQTLCDIFPPECQYGEKLVSYFREDSCCPDYVCECDPERCESDIPACREDQTLIATRADGSCCLAHICMCGSCLEVVPNCQDGEVLTVDANSTDLCCPVYHCDTTAVPCTPAWIGCMDVTRSRLTGCVVIVFVNPAGKEDGKSCQKVTVRMTIRKNDCRSNRPVNIVSCDGKCPSASIYNYNINTYARFCKCCREMGLQRRSVQLYCSGNSTWVNYSIQEPTDCSCQWS